The window AACCAGGTTCGTCGGGTCAGAGTCAAAGTAGTGGCTGACGTCAGTCAACGAAATCTCGGAAGAATCCAGGTTCTGGAACGTGACTTCTGCAGTCATAAGAGCCATCTCAAAGACCTGCTTCTTCTCAGCCATCCCTGCTCCAGGAGCATCACTGTCAAACGCAAACGATTTGCGGCTCAAGTACATGTCCTGAAGCTGTTTCTCATCGTTCCATGAAGAGTTCTCAACAGCGAGACTGATGTTTGACGAGTATGACCCTGACGCGTTTGAGAAAACTCTTGTAGCTGCCTCTCTGATATCGACGCCAAGCGTTGCTGCTTGTTCCATGGCATGTTTCCTCACATAGTTCATCTCAACTGGCTCATCTAGCTCAGCCACCATCTTGATTGCTCGGTCAAGAAGATTCATCTGCAAGAAAGAAGAAGCACCATGAGACACTAAACGACAAGAAACTAAAATGAATGCTTTAATCCAATATTCAAAAAATCTAACAATAAGCTTCATCTACTAGGTGGATTATTAGGAGCATAGGTGAGGCtcttaaaaattaacaaattattgactaatttttttatatattttacatttatatgaaatattttagtttttgagtttagttataacattattttgattaattataaaatatatatacataaaaagaATAAACAAGACAAATTTGCAGatttatacaaaaattattagttAATTTAATAGATTCCACTTTAgattaatttagaaaaatttagatagatttaaactaatttaaaatgatttaaaccgatttgaacAGTATAAATCGGACATTAAAAAATCGTTTTAAACTaattaagaaaattgttttgACTAAACCTATTTTTAGAACATTGCTTAAATCTAGTTACCTGATTGATAAAGAGATCACGGAAGACTCCTGAGCAGTTAACAACGACATCAATCCTCGGCCTTCCAAGCTCCTCTAAGCTCACAGGCTCAACCCGGTTCACTCTCCCAAGACCATCAGCAACCGGTCTAGCCCCAATCATCCAAAGAACCTGTCCAAGAGACTCCCCATACGTCTTGATATTATCAGTTCCCCATAGCACAAGCGCGATCGTCTCCGGATACTTCCCTTCGTTCTCTAACCTCTGCCTCTCCACCAGCCTGTCCACCACAATCTTGGCGCTCGCCATCGCCGCCGTCGTGGGAATAGCCTGAGGGTCCAACGCGTGAATGTTTTTACCGGTTGGCAACACCTTGGGGTTTCTAATAGGATCGCCACCTGGACCTGGCTCAACGTACTTCCCTTCCAAGGCTTGCATCAAGCTCCCGAGCTCGTTGTCCATCACCACCAGCTTCAGGCACTCTCCGAGGAAGGCAAACACTGTCCTGAGCTTATCTCTGTTGGCACGGTAGAATTTCGTGTTGGACAAGTACTCAACCCAGGGCTCGTTGATTCCAAACCCTAGAATCGAGGTAAGCTTGTCAGACACGTTAACAACCTGTCCTTTGTCGTTTGTAGTCTTCTCAACAAAGGCTGAGACCGCGCCACGCGAGGCGTCAGTTATCTGTTTGAGAAGCTCAACGTCGCTCAAGATCCCCTTGTCGCTTCCTCTGTACACATCTTCAATCTGCCTTCCAACACACTCAGCTAATATAGAAGGAAGAGATGAGATCTCCTCCTCTGCTCGGTCCAACGCAGCGATGTTGACGAGAGTAGCAACAGCTTCCATTGCGGACGGAGGCTCTCCAATGACGTGGAGCCCGCACGGGAGGAGCCTAGACTCAATCTCCATGATCTTGGAGTAGACTTTACCAACCACGAGGTCTCTCTCTTTAACCGAAAGATCTGTTCCTTCGTCAGGAAGATCCACGTCTTTGTCAAGATTACACTGCTTAGCAGTGCTGATGATGGAGCTCACAATCTGTGGACCTCTTCCAGTGTCCTTGAGAGACTGGTACGATGAGATAAGCTCGCTCAGCTGCTTCAGACCTTTGTAGAGACCAGCGTTCTCAGCTGGTGGAGTCAGGTAACTGATTGTATTAGCATAACTTCTTCTCTTTGCGATGGTTGCTTCTGAAGGGTTGTTAGCTGCATAGTAGTAAACATTGGGAATGTTCCCAATGAGACTGTCCGGGAAACAAGCATCACTCATCCCCACTTGCTTCCCTGGCATAAACTCAAGCGAGCCGTGTGTGCCAAAATGAAGAACAGCATCAGCTTTGAAGATCTTCTCCACGTAAGAGTAGTACGCTGCAAAGCCGTGATGAGGGCTCGCGGATTTGGAGAAGAGGAGCCTCATGGGATCACCTTCGTACCCAAACGTCGGCTGCACGCCGATGAAAACGTTACCGTACGTTTTGCCAAAGACAAGGAGATTCTCTCCGTCTGAGTTAAGGTTCCCTGGAGGCTTCCCCCAGTTTTCTTCCAAGGCGGCTGCGTAAGGAGTGAGGCTCTGGTACTCGCGGACTCCCATTTTGTAAGCAACGTTCAGGTTAGGACTGCTGAACTGAGCCTCCTTGTCGTGGAGGATCTCTTCGATGAGAGTCTCTGCTGTCTCGGGTAGCCCCTCCACGTTGTAACCGTCTCTCTTGAGGTCTTTTAGGACCGAGTAGATGGACGCAAACACGTTGAGGTACGCTGCGGTTCCTACGTTTCCTTTGTCTGGTGGGAAACTGAAAACAGTGATAGCCACTCTCTTTTCTGCCTGCAATGAATGAGTCATATTTATACTCATTACAACATTCATTGATAAAGTCACAAAGGATGAGTGTTAATGATTGATTAccttagtttttcttttgagcTCTCCCCATCTAATAGCCCTGATGCAGAGTTGTTCCACTCTCTTGTGAAGAGCATGTGACTTCCCTGCAGCAAATGGTGACAAACTtcttcagtaaaaaaaaaaaacacatttctaCACTTGTAATGACTCTATACATCAGTAAAAAGAAACATATTCGTTTTCCTAAGAGATAGTAACTTATATCATTCACATAATCAATATACAAACCATAACACCTCAATCATGCAGTTAAATTGCTTTCTTCGAATTAGTTAATTAGCGTTTGTGCATACCTGTTCTAGGGTCACGACCAGCGAAAACGATTGGTTCCATTCCTCCATCAAGCTCAGGGAGAGCAACCTGGAGAGCCACCTGAATAGGATGCAGACCAAGCGTGCTGTTAAGCCACTCCTCCGTCGTCTGAAACACCAGCGGCACTCCCACAAGATAAGGAACATCAAGCGTCTTCAACGCCTCAATAGCCCTCGGATGATCCTGCCTCGCCGGTCCACCAACCAACGCAAACCCGGTTAAAGATACAGCAGAGTTTATAATAGGCTGCTTCGTAACCGGATCAACAAAATATCTCTCGACCGGACCGGAAAAGTCCAACCCTCCAGCGAAGATAGGAATGACCTTAGCGCCTCTAGCCTCAAGCTCCATGATCACAGCCACGTAGTGACTATCGTCGCCCGTCACAATGTGACTCCTCTGAAGGACTAGACCAATAACCGTCGCGTCTTTCCTCTTGAGAGAAGCGTTGGTGTCTCTCCTAGTATCGTACCAGTTCAGATACTCCTTGACATCATCGTACATGGTCGGAGCAAGTGGATGCCAGATTCCAGTATCCAAAAACAAAACCGGATCCGAGTACTCGATCTTGACACCTTTCAACGCCGGGATGTAAGATCCGGAGATCATCTTAACAAAGTTCTGGAGATTATCTGGAGAACCACCAAGCCAAAACTGTAGACTCAAGATGTAGAGACGAGCGTCTTGAGCCTTGTCGCTAGGTAAGTACTTCAAAACCTTAGGTAAGGTTCTTACAAGCTTCAACATACTGTCGGCGAAGCCCGCCGAGCCCGCTCCCTTCTTCCTCTTGAAGAGCTGGAAGAAGGGAGACTTGGACTGGCCGAGCTGAGACATGCTGAACGATCCGAGCTTGTTCAGTCTCATCACCTCGGGCATCGAAGGGAAGACGAGGACAGCGTCCATCCTGTCTCTCTCCTTCTCGACTGCCTCTTTGACTTTGAGCGCGAGCTCCTCGACGAAGATGAGAGACCCGATGAAGATGTTGGCGTCTTCCAGGTCTTTGCAGAAGCTCTTGTAAGTGTTCTTGTCGCGGAGCTCTTCGACTAAGTATCCGACGACTTCGTAGGACGCGAATCTTGAAGTCTTGTTGAGTTGCTGCACGGCTTCGGAGAGTGAGGACTGGTACTGCGCCTCGAGGACGACGTAGACGATCTTCACGGTGGGGACGTTGTCTCTCTTGACGGGGACTATACGGCGGACCTCGGGGTTTGTCTGCGTGAAGAGGCCGTTGCCGGAGACAGCGGACTTCACTTTGAATAAAGAGTTGGTTGGTTTGGAGAAAGACTTTCTCCTGAGGAATGAGTGTTTGGAGGTAGTGTTGGAGAGGGAAGAGAGATGCTCTGCTTTGGAAGTAGATAGAGTGAAGGGTGAATACATAAGTGAAGCCATTGTCTGGCAGATAGATGGGAGAAGAGATTGAGAACTGAtctcgttgttgttgttgtttgtcGTTTGATCTTCTGCTTCTGTGGGGAAGAAGAAGGGAGAACTAAAAGAAGCGTTGGTTTCGAAGGTAAGTGGTGGGAAGGAAGAACACGTGGACGAATGAGTACGTACGAGTTGTGAGGTTGAGTTTTGTTCGATCTTTATCCGCTTAGGACAATGCGATGGAGTTTACTGGCTTCTCATTGGTTCATTGGATtctattcatattttttattggCTTGGGCGCGTGGATATTGAGTGTGTAAgtattattttactattttttgtaGTTGTCTTGAGATTTTATTTCGGTTTCAGCCATGTAAAAGATTATTTGGCCTTATCCTAGCCCATTTAAGTGCTCTGTTGCAAACAAGGACTGGACCGGTCGGTTTGCATTTGCTATCACCCGGTACTCTGAAATGTGTCCCACTGAAGATCTTAGTGCTGCGCAAATAAACCGGATCTAAAAATCTGAATCGAACCTAACTCGataaaattaattcaaactGATCTGAACCCAACATAAATAGAATGAATCTTGTTTTATGATACTTCGGGTTATGGGTTTTAGCCGAACTAAATTCGAACCCAAATAAATATTcgaaaaaatccaaaaatccaaaatacagaaaagaaaaacttgTACCAAAAAGATCTCAATCTCTAATATGTATTCAAAATTcactaaaatattattgagTACCTAAAATAGTCATCTATTACATGAATAATTAACTTAAtaatctaatatattttttattgtttggtCAAATATTAGTTTTTCATGCTTTGACAATTGCATAGTTTAAACAATGTTAGTGTTTTTTAAGTTTAAATAGTGTTTTTTATGGTTACAGAGTTACTAGTTATTAACTTTAATTTGTTTACGTTTTATTATGTATGATTTTCGTTCATACAAAACTTCGGTTTGTCATGCATCATCATTTGTCTGTATAGTCCAAATACGAATCTCGTATTGTTGAAAGAAGAGtctttcaaaattatttttgaaggACAACAATATGGTTTGAGTAAGCTAAGACACAAATATTGGAAATATTGAGTTTAATCaaagataaattaataaatttagacaaaaaaaaaaagaattgataACCTGATTAATATCTGAAACCGAATTATTTTGGATTCAACCGGATCTTACTAAACCCGAACCGACCCCGGTCCAATCTTTTATAATAACAAAATGAGTCTGGAATTCATAAACCCAAAATCCGAATAAAACTGAACCAAAACCCGATTGAAACCTGGATCTCCCGGTACATTTTATTTGGTCACGAATTATAAAGAACAAGAAGGCCATACTGGTGCAGAGCATTATGACTTCCCTCCTCCATATTATAAAACGAATTCAGCCGAGTCTTGTGGCCCATATTATAAAACGAATTGGGcctaataagaagaaaaaaagaaatatggGCCACATTCGTTTTATAATATGGAAAGCCCAGAATCCCATACTTCTTTGCTTTGCTTATAGAAATATTGTCTTAGGCAAACTAGCATTTTGTATTGACATTGTTGCAGTTCTGGTGAGCAGCGTAAAAGCTGGTTATGAGCCACTTGTAATCTGATTGATGTTTTTGGAAAAGACTCCATATCCCATCTGTACTACTTCCCATCTTTGATCATTATGTTACATGAAAATTGTACAACTTGTAAATAGACCACTAACAAAATAAGGATGGATGTTAAgttaaaatggtaaaaatcaCTTTATCCTAAATGTCCTTGCGACAACCCTATGGAGAAAGAAATGAGATACTGTGTGGGGCCAGTATCATAATTGATAAGTTGACCCAATCTATCagatattttcaaatatatcatcatcatgttaatttttcttcttctaaaatAGTCACACTCACACCAAATGATTCCTAccaaacaagaaaaaagaaCAATCGTCAAGTAATCTGACAAGGGGCATTACTTGTAATTGTAACTCTCTACATACTCGTAACGACCGGACGATTCAAGTCCCTTTTAGAGTCTTTGATGATCCTCTCTCTCTTGTGTTCACTCTTCCCCTCAGCCTTTGGATTCTCCTCGCGACTTCTCTCTTTTGGATTCGCCGTTGGAGGTACTGGAGACTTTAAGCACAGCTCTGCCATTTCATTTCTAGTGTTGCAAAAAGGTAAAGACTCGAGATCGTCTCGTGGTTCGTGGTTTTAGGGTTCAAAGTTCCTAATTTTACTGTTCATTTCAACCAAAGTTATCGATGACGTCATGCTCACGCTCCTATATGCAGTTTATAGAAACctatagtttttttatttctacTCCTCTTCTTATTGGTTATAAGACTATTTCATTGCGAGTGAGTGTGTGGTTGTTGATTATTTCTCTTGCTGGTTTGTTGACAGAGGATGAGTACAGATCTTgatagagaagaagatgatgttgaGGAGAATCCTTCTTCCGTCTCTTCGAGAATGGAGCTAAAACGGATTCATCAGTGGCTGACACAAGAAGACTCCTCCGGTTCAGAACTATTCAGTAATAAGAGACAAGTGGTTGAGACTGATAGTGGTTCCCGGACGAGTTTCTTAACTCCTTCTCTTATGTCTGCTTGGGACAGCTCACTTGTGCCTAATTGCTTATTCCATCCTGCTAATTTGCAGCATTCATCAGATCTCCTCGGTAGAAATTTCTCTCCTATAGACCAGGATGTGCTTCATGGTTGCTCATTTAATCTTGACACCATTAGAAAGGTTAATTTCAATCAAGTGTGTGAATCTCGAAACATGCCCCAATCCATGGTTCAGTTTTATGGTGAGGGAGTTTCAAGATCATTTGAAACAGGTCCGCTCTCCTTTGGTCAAACCTGCAGTAGTATTGACAGGAGCTTCACCTTGCCAGGGCCAAACTTGAGTTATGATAAAGGAGATGAAAATGTCTTCTCAAATGGAGTAGAAAGCTTTGCTTTGTTGGGTCAGTCTCTTCGAAAGGCTGATTATAACATATTCTCTTATGACAAGGGACATGAGAACGTCATGTCTCTTCTCCCTTGCGACAAAGCATCTGAAAACCTTTTCATGATCGAACCACCCTACCACAAAGATAATGCCAATGTTGTGTTCTCACAAGGCTGTGAGATGGCATTTATGGTTCCTAGCCAAGAAAAAGCAGACCAGAACAGTGATCAAACTAGTCGAGAGGCTAGAAGACGGACAATGGTGTCTTCAGTTCCTGTTATTACCAGTTTTGAGAACTTCAGCCATTCTCCAGCAGAGGACAACATGTCTTTTCAGTATCCTCCTTACGCCAATAGCTCTAGAGTTGATACATTGCTCGCCCCCAAAAGTAAAGATTCAAAGACAGCTAAGAAGGGTTCCTCCACAAACACATTCCCTTCAAATGTTAAGTCCTTGTTGTCAACAGGAATGTTTGATGGGGTTACTGTCAAGTACTACTCCTGGTCACGTGAGGTCAGTCTCTTCTTTTAACCTGGAATCAACCTTTCACCTTTACCATGTGCTAACAACGTAACTTGGCAGAAAAATCTCAAAGGAGTTATAAAGGGGACTGGGTATCTATGTGGTTGCAGCAACTGTAACCTTAATAAAGTAAGCAACGTGATACCACCAACACTCTTGGAGTCATTTACTGGCATGTCTATCTAATACAAAATCTAATGCAACAGGTTCTTAATGCGTATGAGTTCGAGCAGCATGCTAATTGCAAGACAAAACACCCAAACAATCACATTTACTTTGAGAACGGAAAGACCATTTATGGCGTTGTTCAAGAGCTGAAGAATACGCCTCAGGAGAAGCTGTTCGATGCTATTCAAAACGTAACGGGATCTGATATCAACCGTAAAAATTTCAACACATGGAaaggtataatatatatagctaACATAAAGACATTCTAAATTAGATATTTACTAGCAGCTGAAAAGTTTGTTTTTTCTACTTTTATTGTCTGTTTTACAGCATCGTATCAAGTCGCTAGCCTTGAGCTTCAGCGTATCTATGGGAAGGATGCTGTAGTCACTTTGGCATCTTGAGAAGGAGGAGTTGTGAACTGAGAGGGGTTTTATGTTGTAAGTGTAATCAGTTCTTGTTCTCTGTAACTATAATGTCTTGTCTGGTGAGTTTAGTTTCTCTTTGAAGTATTTAAACTTCTGCAAGCACTCCAATATTTTTTAAGATGCAGATAGCTTCTTTGAGACTTTATGCACACCGCATTGCTTGCTCTAGTTCTGGTGGACTATACTATTAATACTACTATTAAAATTGTTCTGCAATATATAGAGATATTGCAACAAAATCAGCATCTCAGATAGACTCATGAGACTGAGTTGCTGCCTTTGGGCTCGTTAACTGGTCACTGTTGGGTGATATGTTGTTCTTATCAGTCATTGGAACAGATCTGTTCTATTTTTACCACAGTCTCTGGACACAGATTTTGGTTGAAGCTTGCCCTTCTTGTCTTTGCTTTTACGGTTTTACCTCATAGTACCAAATATTTTCCAATGACTAGACAACTGATCCAAAACTCTGCAAATTTAGGAAGCCCATTTAGTGAAAATCAACTATTTAAAGCGTAGTTAAGCCCAAACATTCTTACAGATTAGATTATTCATAAGTCATAACCAAATCACATTAAGCAGTAAAATTCACAATAATCGAATAATGAGATATTGATAACagaattgttatatttttgtgatcaacGTACGTCAGCAAACAAATTCTGGAGTAGGTTTTACTTGAAGCTAGTACTAACGCTGAGAGACATTTGATTTCAATAAAATGCTGAAAAGCTTATGAGATAAGAAAACacttgagataaataaaatggCAAAAAGAATGGATAACAATGTCACACAAATGGTATCAAAGTTTATCAGAGGTTTATCCGGTTAAGGCAAGAGGAAACACCTTGGCTGTTTCAAGGCATCTGTTACGTTAAGTACTTCACATGAGTTGCTCAAAAGTAGATCAAAaagaattataataaaaaaaagggcTAGGTGTCTAGCTTCTCCCTGATATTAAATTGACATTAGAGTACATTTGAGGATTAGAGCGCTGGTCTGTTTGTGTTAAAGACTCGGTGAAGGCGAGTAAAGGTTGTAACAACAAACTCTGCTTCATCTCTTCCAATAAAGTCTTGCTTGTGTCCATACCCGCAAGGTATCCTCCATGCACATATCCACTGAACTTTTCACTTGTGTGTTCTCCTGTGAAGAAAATCCTTCCAAATGGAGCCTgaatcacaaaaccaaatcaTAAATTCCCACACGTGTGTGTGTATGTGCTAAAAGACAACAAAAGATGGTGTTATTATACCTTGACATTTCGTTGAAGCTGGTTATCAGATATCATAGGGTAATTGCTGTAGCTACCGCGCTGAAACCGGTTGTTCCACCATCTAGGGACAAGAATATCAGTTGCGTAAGGAATAGTGGGACCAAACATGTCCCTGAGAACACTCATTGCCTCTTTCAGTGTCTCCTCGTCGGATTGGGACTCCACGCGCTTTGACTGCTCGTTGGTCAACGTCACGACCAGAATGTTAGACCCCGGGTACGCATTTTCCATGTGCTGATTAACAAGAAAGCAACAGTTAGATTTACAGACTGCAACCTGGAGAGTAGAGAGCAAGCAACttgtaataataatataacaagCTACATGGACCATGCAGCTGGTTAGACAC of the Brassica rapa cultivar Chiifu-401-42 chromosome A03, CAAS_Brap_v3.01, whole genome shotgun sequence genome contains:
- the LOC103856025 gene encoding magnesium-chelatase subunit ChlH, chloroplastic, with product MASLMYSPFTLSTSKAEHLSSLSNTTSKHSFLRRKSFSKPTNSLFKVKSAVSGNGLFTQTNPEVRRIVPVKRDNVPTVKIVYVVLEAQYQSSLSEAVQQLNKTSRFASYEVVGYLVEELRDKNTYKSFCKDLEDANIFIGSLIFVEELALKVKEAVEKERDRMDAVLVFPSMPEVMRLNKLGSFSMSQLGQSKSPFFQLFKRKKGAGSAGFADSMLKLVRTLPKVLKYLPSDKAQDARLYILSLQFWLGGSPDNLQNFVKMISGSYIPALKGVKIEYSDPVLFLDTGIWHPLAPTMYDDVKEYLNWYDTRRDTNASLKRKDATVIGLVLQRSHIVTGDDSHYVAVIMELEARGAKVIPIFAGGLDFSGPVERYFVDPVTKQPIINSAVSLTGFALVGGPARQDHPRAIEALKTLDVPYLVGVPLVFQTTEEWLNSTLGLHPIQVALQVALPELDGGMEPIVFAGRDPRTGKSHALHKRVEQLCIRAIRWGELKRKTKAEKRVAITVFSFPPDKGNVGTAAYLNVFASIYSVLKDLKRDGYNVEGLPETAETLIEEILHDKEAQFSSPNLNVAYKMGVREYQSLTPYAAALEENWGKPPGNLNSDGENLLVFGKTYGNVFIGVQPTFGYEGDPMRLLFSKSASPHHGFAAYYSYVEKIFKADAVLHFGTHGSLEFMPGKQVGMSDACFPDSLIGNIPNVYYYAANNPSEATIAKRRSYANTISYLTPPAENAGLYKGLKQLSELISSYQSLKDTGRGPQIVSSIISTAKQCNLDKDVDLPDEGTDLSVKERDLVVGKVYSKIMEIESRLLPCGLHVIGEPPSAMEAVATLVNIAALDRAEEEISSLPSILAECVGRQIEDVYRGSDKGILSDVELLKQITDASRGAVSAFVEKTTNDKGQVVNVSDKLTSILGFGINEPWVEYLSNTKFYRANRDKLRTVFAFLGECLKLVVMDNELGSLMQALEGKYVEPGPGGDPIRNPKVLPTGKNIHALDPQAIPTTAAMASAKIVVDRLVERQRLENEGKYPETIALVLWGTDNIKTYGESLGQVLWMIGARPVADGLGRVNRVEPVSLEELGRPRIDVVVNCSGVFRDLFINQMNLLDRAIKMVAELDEPVEMNYVRKHAMEQAATLGVDIREAATRVFSNASGSYSSNISLAVENSSWNDEKQLQDMYLSRKSFAFDSDAPGAGMAEKKQVFEMALMTAEVTFQNLDSSEISLTDVSHYFDSDPTNLVQSLRKDKKKPSAYIADTTTANAQVRSLSETVRLDARTKLLNPKWYEGMMSSGYEGVREIEKRLTNTVGWSATSGQVDNWVYEEANTTFIKDEEMLNRLMNTNPNSFRKMIQTFLEANGRGYWETSEDNIEKLKDLYSQVEDKIEGIDR
- the LOC103856026 gene encoding uncharacterized protein LOC103856026 isoform X1 — its product is MILSLLCSLFPSAFGFSSRLLSFGFAVGGTGDFKHSSAISFLVLQKRMSTDLDREEDDVEENPSSVSSRMELKRIHQWLTQEDSSGSELFSNKRQVVETDSGSRTSFLTPSLMSAWDSSLVPNCLFHPANLQHSSDLLGRNFSPIDQDVLHGCSFNLDTIRKVNFNQVCESRNMPQSMVQFYGEGVSRSFETGPLSFGQTCSSIDRSFTLPGPNLSYDKGDENVFSNGVESFALLGQSLRKADYNIFSYDKGHENVMSLLPCDKASENLFMIEPPYHKDNANVVFSQGCEMAFMVPSQEKADQNSDQTSREARRRTMVSSVPVITSFENFSHSPAEDNMSFQYPPYANSSRVDTLLAPKSKDSKTAKKGSSTNTFPSNVKSLLSTGMFDGVTVKYYSWSREKNLKGVIKGTGYLCGCSNCNLNKVLNAYEFEQHANCKTKHPNNHIYFENGKTIYGVVQELKNTPQEKLFDAIQNVTGSDINRKNFNTWKASYQVASLELQRIYGKDAVVTLAS
- the LOC103856026 gene encoding uncharacterized protein LOC103856026 isoform X2 is translated as MSTDLDREEDDVEENPSSVSSRMELKRIHQWLTQEDSSGSELFSNKRQVVETDSGSRTSFLTPSLMSAWDSSLVPNCLFHPANLQHSSDLLGRNFSPIDQDVLHGCSFNLDTIRKVNFNQVCESRNMPQSMVQFYGEGVSRSFETGPLSFGQTCSSIDRSFTLPGPNLSYDKGDENVFSNGVESFALLGQSLRKADYNIFSYDKGHENVMSLLPCDKASENLFMIEPPYHKDNANVVFSQGCEMAFMVPSQEKADQNSDQTSREARRRTMVSSVPVITSFENFSHSPAEDNMSFQYPPYANSSRVDTLLAPKSKDSKTAKKGSSTNTFPSNVKSLLSTGMFDGVTVKYYSWSREKNLKGVIKGTGYLCGCSNCNLNKVLNAYEFEQHANCKTKHPNNHIYFENGKTIYGVVQELKNTPQEKLFDAIQNVTGSDINRKNFNTWKASYQVASLELQRIYGKDAVVTLAS